One stretch of Rhodoferax lithotrophicus DNA includes these proteins:
- a CDS encoding AAA family ATPase, translating to MIRQLKIRGFKSITELDIELGVVNCFIGANGVGKSNVLEALGVLGAAANGAVDDEALQRRGVRPGLPRLFKSSFQDFRSLPHIGLEAVAESGATYKVSLLNPLESPDPAWSFKTETLTDGPETILTEGVRSIGNLNPKVGLAALKLVELPTESPATLMLQQLQQYAIYCPNTPTLRGMLPDPQTREPLGLSGGRLAEAVADLKRFAEESQGDLLDDLLGLVDWAADVGTSRSVQALLSPSVARSQEVLKFTDRFMATSRNELTAFDASEGVLYVLFTAALCLSPRSPALVAIDNLDQALNPRLVTALTARLVGWLTQVRSGATMGSATRSRQLMFTAHNPAVLDGLDLDNDEVRLFAVDRDSHGHTVVRRLDPTPELKALNREYPLSRLWMMGHLGAVPNV from the coding sequence ATGATTCGGCAACTGAAGATTCGCGGCTTCAAATCCATCACAGAACTGGATATTGAGCTGGGTGTGGTGAACTGCTTCATTGGCGCGAACGGCGTGGGCAAGAGCAACGTGCTAGAGGCGTTGGGGGTGCTCGGTGCCGCCGCCAATGGCGCCGTGGACGACGAGGCGCTGCAGCGTCGTGGCGTACGCCCCGGCTTGCCGCGACTATTCAAATCGTCTTTCCAGGACTTTCGCAGTTTGCCGCACATCGGTCTGGAAGCCGTGGCCGAGAGTGGCGCCACCTACAAGGTAAGCCTATTGAACCCGCTGGAGTCCCCAGATCCAGCCTGGTCGTTCAAGACCGAGACGCTGACAGATGGTCCCGAAACCATTCTGACCGAAGGGGTACGCAGCATAGGTAATCTCAACCCCAAGGTCGGCCTCGCAGCGCTCAAGCTAGTGGAGTTGCCCACTGAGAGCCCGGCGACTTTGATGTTGCAACAGCTGCAGCAGTACGCGATTTACTGTCCTAATACGCCCACTTTGCGCGGCATGCTGCCTGACCCGCAGACACGCGAACCACTGGGTTTGTCGGGGGGGCGACTGGCCGAGGCGGTAGCCGACTTGAAACGCTTCGCCGAGGAGTCTCAAGGCGATTTGCTGGATGACCTACTTGGCCTGGTCGATTGGGCGGCAGACGTTGGCACCTCGCGCAGCGTGCAGGCGCTGCTCTCGCCATCGGTGGCGCGCAGCCAAGAGGTCTTGAAGTTCACCGATCGTTTTATGGCCACTAGCCGCAACGAGCTGACGGCATTTGATGCCAGTGAAGGTGTGCTGTACGTGCTGTTTACCGCCGCGCTGTGCCTGTCGCCGCGCAGCCCTGCGTTGGTCGCCATCGACAATTTGGACCAGGCTTTGAATCCTCGGCTGGTCACCGCCTTGACCGCTCGACTAGTAGGCTGGCTGACTCAGGTGCGTTCGGGCGCCACCATGGGCTCGGCCACGCGCAGTCGGCAGCTGATGTTTACGGCCCACAATCCTGCGGTGCTGGACGGACTGGATCTGGACAATGACGAGGTTCGCCTGTTCGCCGTTGACCGAGACAGCCACGGCCACACCGTGGTTCGAAGGCTGGATCCGACGCCAGAGTTGAAGGCTCTGAATCGTGAATACCCGCTTTCGCGCTTGTGGATGATGGGGCACCTGGGGGCGGTGCCAAATGTCTAG
- a CDS encoding DUF1737 domain-containing protein translates to MNPAPHTPAQPPDGLLTYRLLTGPDDAAFCRRVSDALALGYQLYGSPAATFNGVNVIVAQAILWPSNQSVAAKSR, encoded by the coding sequence ATGAACCCTGCACCGCATACCCCCGCTCAACCGCCAGACGGCCTGCTCACTTATCGCCTGCTCACCGGGCCGGATGACGCGGCCTTTTGCCGCCGGGTCAGTGATGCCCTGGCCCTGGGCTACCAGCTCTATGGCTCACCTGCAGCCACGTTTAATGGCGTGAATGTGATCGTGGCGCAAGCCATTCTCTGGCCCAGCAACCAGAGTGTTGCCGCCAAGTCTCGATGA
- a CDS encoding GFA family protein: protein MPTSFAHGSCLCGAVRFEAGLPPKWVAHCHCTRCQRAHGAAFVTWVGVDAVDTVVSDTRSALTWYTTSEGASRGFCHTCGSPMFFKSPRWPGELHIARALFLEPVDLMPQSHVHFDTRVNWVCLGDSLPVEVDAV from the coding sequence ATGCCCACATCATTCGCCCATGGAAGTTGCCTGTGTGGTGCGGTACGGTTTGAGGCCGGTCTGCCGCCCAAGTGGGTGGCACATTGCCATTGCACACGTTGCCAGCGGGCACACGGCGCGGCTTTTGTGACCTGGGTCGGGGTCGACGCAGTCGACACGGTGGTGTCGGATACCCGCAGCGCGTTGACTTGGTACACCACATCCGAAGGCGCAAGCCGTGGTTTTTGCCACACCTGCGGTAGCCCCATGTTTTTCAAATCACCACGCTGGCCGGGTGAGTTGCACATCGCCCGTGCGTTGTTCCTTGAGCCTGTAGACCTGATGCCACAATCCCATGTGCACTTTGATACACGCGTCAACTGGGTCTGTCTGGGTGACAGCCTGCCGGTAGAGGTTGATGCGGTTTGA
- a CDS encoding SDR family oxidoreductase translates to MKKIILVTGGSRGIGAAVAQGAAEQGYAVCISYLHNQAAAEAVVATIRQNNGEAMAVQADVALEDDVVRLFRQVDATWGPLSALVNNAGVLARQARVDEMDSARIQRILATNVIGSFICAREAVRRMSTRHGGSGGAIVNLSSRASHLGAPGEYVDYAASKAAIDTLTIGLSKEVAAEGIRVNTVSPGVIYTDIHASGGEPQRVDRVKEAIPMKRGGYPQEVAKAVLWLLSADASYTTGATLDVAGGR, encoded by the coding sequence ATGAAAAAAATCATCCTCGTCACCGGTGGCTCCCGGGGCATTGGCGCTGCTGTGGCGCAAGGGGCGGCCGAACAAGGCTACGCGGTTTGCATCAGCTACCTCCATAACCAGGCGGCGGCCGAGGCGGTGGTGGCTACCATCCGCCAGAACAACGGCGAGGCCATGGCCGTGCAGGCGGATGTGGCGCTTGAAGACGATGTGGTTCGGCTTTTTAGGCAGGTCGATGCCACGTGGGGCCCGTTGAGCGCCCTGGTCAACAACGCCGGGGTACTTGCCCGCCAAGCACGCGTGGACGAGATGGACAGTGCCCGCATCCAGCGTATTTTGGCCACCAACGTGATCGGCAGCTTCATTTGTGCACGCGAAGCGGTGCGGCGTATGTCCACCCGGCACGGCGGCAGCGGCGGGGCCATCGTCAACCTGTCCTCCCGCGCGTCGCACCTGGGAGCTCCGGGCGAATATGTCGACTACGCCGCTTCCAAGGCCGCCATTGACACCCTGACCATTGGTTTGTCGAAAGAGGTGGCGGCTGAGGGTATTCGCGTCAATACGGTGTCTCCCGGTGTCATCTACACCGACATCCATGCCAGTGGCGGCGAGCCGCAGCGGGTGGATCGGGTGAAAGAGGCCATACCGATGAAACGTGGTGGTTATCCTCAAGAAGTTGCCAAGGCCGTGCTTTGGCTGCTGTCAGCGGACGCGTCTTACACCACCGGTGCCACGCTGGACGTGGCGGGCGGCCGTTAG
- the fliD gene encoding flagellar filament capping protein FliD, protein MNLSSLTNFNTSSQLSSSQTSTQAASSTSQVSRTITSVDARLQTQLDITSAQLSSFGKLKSAVSDTQLAARALGNLKTSSTAADIKTALQSLVTRFNTAITTAHSTATSSSGALMSSSNANRVSRDLNRALANTPAAMDALKKIGLKPQADGTLTFDTAKFDAAQQKDASFVQNTLAQIGQALDKTAANELASGGGVSDAMSALNQQSTTLKAHQSALLAAVQKLSTTQSAWGSSTSPSSAYSAFGVAAYQSNG, encoded by the coding sequence ATGAACCTTTCTTCGCTCACCAATTTCAACACATCCAGCCAACTGAGCAGTTCCCAGACCTCCACCCAGGCGGCCAGCAGCACCAGCCAGGTGTCGCGCACCATCACCTCGGTGGATGCCAGGCTCCAGACACAGCTTGACATCACCAGTGCACAACTGTCCTCCTTTGGCAAACTCAAGTCAGCGGTATCGGATACCCAGTTGGCAGCCCGCGCGCTGGGCAACCTGAAAACAAGCTCAACTGCGGCGGACATCAAGACAGCCCTTCAAAGTTTGGTGACCCGGTTCAACACCGCCATCACTACGGCTCACAGCACGGCCACCAGCAGCAGCGGGGCATTGATGTCATCCAGCAATGCCAACCGGGTCAGCCGGGACTTGAACCGGGCCCTGGCCAACACGCCCGCAGCCATGGATGCCTTAAAAAAAATCGGCCTCAAACCTCAGGCGGACGGCACGCTGACGTTTGATACGGCGAAATTCGATGCCGCACAACAAAAAGATGCCTCCTTTGTCCAGAACACCCTGGCCCAAATTGGCCAGGCGTTGGACAAGACGGCCGCCAACGAATTGGCCAGCGGTGGCGGGGTCAGCGATGCAATGAGCGCACTGAACCAGCAATCCACCACCCTGAAGGCACACCAGAGTGCGCTGCTTGCGGCGGTACAGAAGCTGTCGACGACACAAAGTGCCTGGGGTTCCAGCACCAGTCCAAGTTCGGCTTACTCTGCCTTTGGCGTGGCCGCCTACCAATCCAATGGTTGA
- the queC gene encoding 7-cyano-7-deazaguanine synthase QueC, whose amino-acid sequence MHTTALVLFSGGQDSTTCLAHALARYQRVETIAFDYRQRHRIELDARLNVLRELRVRFPQWSAKLGEDHLLDLAVLGEVSDTSLTRDTAFKMEASGLPNTFVPGRNLLFMTLAAALAYRRGLQVLVTGVCETDFSGYPDCRDDTMKALQLALSLGMDQRFLIETPLMWIDKAQTWELARTLGEQSGQPDGGQTLVNLIVEHTHTCYLGDRHQRHVWGYGCGTCPACELRAKGYAGFVNRA is encoded by the coding sequence ATGCATACCACCGCCCTTGTCCTTTTCTCCGGCGGGCAGGACTCCACCACCTGCCTGGCCCATGCCCTGGCGCGTTACCAGCGCGTCGAAACCATTGCCTTTGATTACCGCCAGCGCCATCGTATTGAGCTTGATGCGCGTCTGAATGTGCTGCGCGAGCTGCGTGTACGCTTTCCACAATGGTCCGCCAAGTTGGGCGAAGATCATTTGCTGGATCTGGCCGTGCTGGGCGAGGTGAGCGACACCTCGCTCACCCGTGACACGGCCTTCAAGATGGAAGCCAGCGGCCTGCCCAACACCTTTGTGCCGGGACGCAACCTGCTGTTCATGACCCTGGCCGCCGCACTGGCTTACCGGCGTGGCCTGCAAGTGCTGGTCACCGGGGTTTGCGAGACCGACTTTTCCGGCTACCCCGATTGCCGTGACGACACCATGAAAGCCCTGCAGCTGGCCTTGTCCCTGGGCATGGATCAGCGCTTTTTGATCGAAACCCCGCTGATGTGGATCGACAAGGCACAAACCTGGGAATTGGCACGTACCTTGGGCGAGCAATCGGGCCAGCCCGATGGTGGCCAGACCTTGGTGAACCTGATCGTGGAACACACCCATACCTGTTACCTGGGTGATCGTCACCAGCGTCACGTCTGGGGTTATGGCTGTGGAACCTGTCCAGCCTGCGAGTTACGCGCCAAGGGTTACGCGGGTTTTGTCAACCGGGCGTAA
- a CDS encoding sensor domain-containing diguanylate cyclase, whose product MNLNTKATLFFTAIVGMLMAALIAISLYAFRTFSIISATENIRTAAEIVRVHLTESMINGTIAKRESFLNRLLEVQGLKSAKVTRSPLVVQQFGPGLKQETDSDEDVLKAFRLGVPQFKLADEGDDLVFKGTIPYIASSHGSPNCLQCHQVAEGAVLGVVSMTMSISAIRNQALLAVAGIVTVVLVFTLLLISLMRRMLKPISNTARAVESAVHQALEGDFKSHLEQKTNDEIGHIAADLNRLLKFLDDGLNRIGNSVSRLTGRVSTPGENLLSSTIDMVDGLTKAAHFKQAIEEDETKMEIYQRLSNMLQHDHHLKTFSIYELNNQKHQMIPIVVDGQVGNDCRWCDPQILIRPEGCRARRTGHKVDGITTPDICYAFRPTEAGTHYLCFPVIQSGSVGSVLQLVSTTQDQQRLLTLETYVNGYLREAAPVLETKRLMETLREANLRDPMTGLNNRRFLEEYVETLISNAQRKKSHLAIMMLDLDFFKMVNDTYGHDAGDAVLKALAKVLKQSVRASDMVIRYGGEEFLIILQDSDSGSADRVAEKIRAEVEKLKTTVAGVVIQKTISIGLSDFPSDSDTFWQAVKYADVALYRAKDTGRNRVVRFDASMWTDKKEY is encoded by the coding sequence ATGAATCTCAACACCAAAGCAACCCTGTTTTTTACCGCCATCGTCGGCATGCTGATGGCCGCACTGATCGCCATCAGCCTGTACGCCTTTCGAACCTTCTCCATCATCTCGGCTACAGAAAACATCCGTACTGCCGCCGAGATTGTGCGGGTTCACCTGACCGAGTCCATGATCAACGGCACGATTGCCAAGCGTGAGAGTTTCCTCAACCGGCTGCTGGAAGTTCAAGGCCTGAAATCGGCCAAGGTGACTCGCTCGCCACTGGTGGTGCAACAATTTGGCCCCGGCCTCAAACAGGAAACAGACAGCGACGAAGATGTGCTCAAGGCATTTCGCCTGGGTGTGCCGCAGTTCAAACTGGCCGACGAAGGGGATGACCTGGTCTTCAAGGGCACCATTCCCTACATCGCTTCCTCACATGGCAGCCCGAATTGCCTGCAATGTCATCAGGTGGCTGAGGGGGCGGTGCTGGGCGTGGTCTCCATGACCATGTCCATCTCGGCCATCCGCAACCAGGCCCTGCTGGCGGTCGCCGGCATTGTGACCGTGGTACTGGTCTTTACCCTGCTGTTGATCAGCCTGATGCGGCGCATGCTCAAACCCATTTCCAATACCGCACGGGCGGTTGAGAGTGCCGTACATCAAGCCCTCGAAGGTGATTTCAAATCCCATCTGGAGCAAAAAACCAACGATGAAATTGGTCACATCGCGGCGGATCTGAATCGCCTCCTGAAATTTCTCGATGATGGGCTGAACCGCATTGGCAACAGCGTCTCACGCCTGACGGGCCGGGTATCCACCCCTGGCGAAAACCTGCTCAGTTCCACCATTGACATGGTCGACGGCCTGACCAAGGCGGCCCACTTCAAACAAGCTATTGAGGAAGATGAAACCAAGATGGAGATCTATCAACGACTCTCCAACATGTTGCAACATGACCACCACCTGAAGACCTTCTCAATCTACGAACTCAACAACCAGAAGCACCAGATGATTCCGATTGTGGTGGATGGCCAGGTGGGCAACGACTGCCGCTGGTGCGACCCGCAAATCCTGATTCGCCCGGAAGGCTGCCGAGCACGGCGTACCGGCCACAAGGTGGATGGCATCACCACACCCGACATCTGTTACGCCTTTCGCCCGACCGAGGCCGGGACACACTACCTGTGTTTTCCCGTCATCCAGTCAGGCTCGGTGGGCAGCGTGCTGCAACTGGTCAGCACGACACAGGATCAGCAGCGCCTGCTGACGCTGGAAACTTATGTTAACGGCTACCTGCGGGAGGCCGCACCCGTGCTGGAAACCAAACGCCTGATGGAAACCCTGCGTGAAGCCAACTTGCGTGACCCCATGACGGGCCTGAACAACCGGCGTTTCCTGGAAGAGTATGTCGAAACGTTGATCAGCAACGCCCAGCGTAAAAAATCCCATCTGGCGATCATGATGCTGGATCTTGATTTCTTCAAGATGGTCAACGACACCTATGGTCATGATGCGGGGGATGCCGTGCTGAAGGCACTGGCCAAGGTCCTCAAGCAGTCGGTGCGCGCCTCGGACATGGTGATCCGTTATGGCGGGGAAGAATTCCTCATCATCCTGCAAGACTCGGACTCAGGCAGCGCTGACCGGGTGGCTGAAAAAATCCGCGCCGAAGTCGAAAAGCTCAAGACCACCGTGGCCGGGGTGGTGATCCAGAAGACCATTTCCATCGGTCTGTCCGACTTCCCGTCTGACAGCGACACGTTCTGGCAGGCCGTCAAGTATGCCGACGTAGCCCTCTACCGCGCCAAAGACACCGGGCGCAACCGCGTGGTGCGCTTCGATGCCAGCATGTGGACAGACAAAAAAGAGTATTGA
- the nifV gene encoding homocitrate synthase, with protein MPQNLIINDTTLRDGEQTAGVAFTVDEKCAIACALSSAGVPEMEIGIPAMGEEEIDCINAIAALELPASLMVWGRLTDADLASALRCQADIVHLSIPVSDIHLQHKLRQSREWVLMQVTRVIEKAVASGRKISLGAEDASRAEPDFLALVARRAQACGASRIRFADTLGVLDPFTTYDAVARLREAVDIEIEIHAHNDLGLATANTLAALRAGATHANTTVNGLGERAGNAALEEVVMGVRHLHHAKTGVNTQALVSISRLVARASGRQVAFNKSIVGDAVFTHESGIHIDGLLKNASTYESFDPSELGRHRSTVLGKHSGSQAVRQAYGQLGVVLDDDALTARLLARIRDHAMRVKQEATVDELRSFLLESLEVSPSHAHAASGMAT; from the coding sequence ATGCCGCAAAACCTCATCATCAACGACACCACCTTGCGCGACGGCGAACAAACTGCCGGAGTGGCTTTTACGGTCGATGAGAAATGTGCCATTGCCTGTGCGCTGTCTAGCGCCGGTGTGCCAGAAATGGAAATTGGCATCCCCGCCATGGGGGAGGAAGAAATTGACTGCATCAACGCCATCGCTGCGTTGGAGCTGCCCGCCAGCCTGATGGTCTGGGGCCGCCTGACCGATGCCGATCTGGCCAGCGCGTTGCGCTGCCAGGCGGACATTGTTCATCTGTCGATTCCGGTGTCAGACATTCACCTGCAGCATAAGTTGCGCCAGTCGCGCGAATGGGTGTTGATGCAGGTGACACGGGTCATCGAAAAAGCCGTTGCCAGTGGTCGCAAGATCTCATTGGGGGCGGAAGATGCGTCGCGTGCCGAGCCGGATTTTCTGGCCCTGGTGGCGCGGCGGGCGCAGGCTTGTGGTGCCAGCCGGATCCGCTTTGCCGACACCCTGGGGGTGCTGGACCCGTTCACCACTTATGACGCGGTGGCGCGACTGCGTGAAGCGGTGGATATCGAGATTGAAATCCACGCCCACAACGATCTCGGCTTGGCCACCGCCAATACGCTGGCGGCCTTGCGTGCCGGGGCCACCCATGCCAATACCACGGTCAACGGCTTGGGTGAGCGTGCGGGTAATGCGGCGCTGGAAGAAGTGGTGATGGGTGTGCGCCACCTGCACCATGCCAAGACCGGTGTGAATACGCAGGCGCTGGTGTCCATTTCCCGTCTGGTAGCCCGCGCCTCTGGCCGTCAGGTGGCTTTCAACAAAAGCATCGTCGGGGATGCTGTGTTCACGCATGAATCCGGCATCCATATTGATGGCTTGCTGAAAAACGCCTCTACCTACGAGAGTTTTGATCCCTCGGAACTGGGCCGCCATCGCAGCACGGTACTGGGCAAACACTCTGGCTCACAGGCGGTGCGCCAGGCCTATGGCCAGTTGGGGGTGGTGCTGGACGATGACGCGTTGACCGCCCGCCTGCTGGCGCGTATCCGCGACCATGCCATGCGGGTCAAGCAGGAAGCCACCGTCGATGAGCTGCGCAGCTTTTTGCTGGAGTCGCTGGAGGTTTCGCCATCTCATGCTCATGCCGCCAGCGGCATGGCCACATAA
- the nifW gene encoding nitrogenase stabilizing/protective protein NifW, translating to METFLQQLKALSSAEDFLQYFGVPFDQGVVNVSRLHILKRFFQYIRQENLLAQTDEVGLYTLYRVQLVKAYSDFVKSTPAQEKVFKVFQDVNGRQHVTLDSLKASLPRRAMA from the coding sequence ATGGAAACCTTTCTTCAACAACTCAAGGCACTGTCTTCTGCCGAGGACTTTCTGCAGTACTTTGGCGTACCGTTTGACCAAGGGGTGGTTAATGTCAGCCGCCTGCACATCCTGAAGCGCTTTTTTCAGTACATCCGCCAGGAAAACCTGTTGGCACAAACCGATGAAGTGGGGCTCTACACCTTGTACCGCGTGCAGTTGGTCAAGGCTTATTCGGACTTTGTGAAATCGACCCCTGCACAAGAGAAGGTTTTCAAGGTGTTTCAGGATGTGAATGGCCGCCAGCACGTGACGCTGGACAGCCTCAAAGCGTCGCTGCCGCGGCGCGCCATGGCCTGA
- a CDS encoding FAD:protein FMN transferase → MTQPRTLGRRRLMLMAAVLPLAAWRIQQDAQAAPLRWEGMAMGAPASLVLHHGGDTAGAQAALAATLAEVSRLEAMFSLFRADSVLSRLNRTGRVDNVPPEFVSLLSTALEMAAGSNGVFDPSIQPLWSLYFDHFVVKGKTQPPAAEKLAQARALVGWRGVQLTGTSVSLARAGMGLTLNGVAQGFVTDRCSAVLRAHGFSHMLVDMGEPRAVAAKPDGSAWQIGLADPRDPSRALHTLSVLDQAVATSGGYGTRLDAAGLYTHLIDPRTGRTAPAFESVSVVGPTATQADVLSTALALIPRSDVSARLALLHTQPGCRAICIDSAGQVSELS, encoded by the coding sequence GTGACCCAACCCCGCACACTGGGCCGTCGTCGGCTGATGCTGATGGCCGCTGTTCTGCCACTGGCCGCCTGGCGTATCCAGCAGGATGCGCAGGCCGCGCCGTTGCGCTGGGAGGGTATGGCCATGGGAGCACCGGCCTCTTTGGTGCTTCACCATGGTGGAGATACGGCGGGGGCACAGGCTGCGCTTGCCGCCACTCTGGCCGAAGTGTCCCGACTGGAAGCCATGTTCAGCCTGTTCCGTGCCGACTCGGTGTTGTCCCGGCTCAACCGCACGGGTCGTGTTGACAATGTGCCGCCCGAATTTGTGTCGCTGCTGAGTACCGCACTGGAGATGGCAGCAGGTTCCAACGGTGTGTTTGACCCCAGTATTCAACCGCTGTGGAGTCTGTACTTTGACCACTTTGTGGTGAAAGGCAAGACGCAGCCACCTGCTGCTGAGAAGCTGGCGCAGGCCCGGGCCCTGGTGGGTTGGCGTGGTGTGCAGTTGACGGGTACCTCGGTCTCGCTGGCACGTGCCGGCATGGGCCTCACACTGAATGGCGTGGCACAGGGTTTTGTGACCGACCGCTGCAGCGCGGTGCTGCGCGCGCATGGCTTCAGCCACATGCTGGTGGACATGGGTGAGCCACGTGCCGTGGCGGCCAAACCCGATGGTTCAGCCTGGCAAATTGGTTTGGCCGATCCCCGTGATCCCAGTCGCGCATTACATACGTTGTCGGTGCTGGATCAGGCGGTGGCTACATCCGGTGGTTATGGCACGCGGCTGGATGCGGCAGGTCTCTACACCCACCTGATCGATCCGCGCACCGGGCGCACCGCGCCGGCGTTTGAAAGTGTCAGCGTGGTGGGGCCCACGGCCACCCAGGCTGATGTGCTGTCGACCGCACTGGCCTTGATTCCCCGTAGCGATGTGTCGGCACGCCTGGCCTTGCTGCACACGCAGCCGGGTTGCCGTGCAATTTGTATTGACAGCGCTGGTCAGGTGAGTGAGTTGTCATGA
- a CDS encoding SoxR reducing system RseC family protein has translation MNTQHDCADDLIEGLARVVALDGDQVWLVAEQPAACGSCATRSACGSGDSKPGASWRVSRTLGHGQAQLALGDTVRIGVDRNALIRATLTAYALPLVTMLIAAMSMQGAGDAMAIVAALVGLVAGVVAAKGMARRWRNALVPVVLGRVQSAASSACGTAMHGHPAAALRGIAIPVIHQRSL, from the coding sequence ATGAACACGCAGCACGATTGCGCTGATGATTTGATCGAAGGCCTGGCCCGTGTGGTGGCGCTTGACGGTGACCAGGTCTGGCTGGTGGCTGAACAGCCCGCAGCCTGCGGCAGTTGCGCCACACGCAGCGCCTGTGGCAGTGGTGACAGCAAGCCGGGGGCCAGCTGGCGTGTGTCGCGCACACTCGGCCATGGTCAAGCCCAGTTGGCCTTGGGGGACACCGTTCGTATTGGTGTGGATCGCAACGCACTCATCCGTGCGACGCTCACCGCTTATGCCTTGCCGCTGGTCACGATGCTGATCGCCGCTATGAGCATGCAGGGTGCCGGTGATGCCATGGCCATAGTTGCCGCGCTTGTGGGGCTGGTGGCCGGGGTGGTGGCTGCCAAAGGGATGGCCCGGCGTTGGCGCAATGCCTTGGTGCCGGTGGTGCTGGGGCGTGTCCAGAGTGCGGCAAGTTCGGCATGTGGCACGGCCATGCATGGGCATCCAGCGGCTGCTTTGCGCGGTATAGCCATTCCCGTGATTCACCAAAGGAGTCTGTGA
- the rsxA gene encoding electron transport complex subunit RsxA, producing the protein MQDFLLVLLSTAIVNNVVLAKFLGLCPFMGTSSRIDTAVGMGLATTFVLTLSTGFVWVVEALLLAPLDLSFLRTMSFILVIAAVVQFTEMVIRRISPPLYEALGVYLPLITTNCAVLGVALLTIQGGYGFATSLLRGFGTAAGFGLVLVIFAGLRERLALAEVPKVFEGAPIGFITAGVLSLAFMGFAGLGG; encoded by the coding sequence ATGCAAGATTTTTTACTGGTGCTGCTGAGCACAGCGATTGTCAACAACGTTGTGCTGGCCAAGTTTTTGGGCCTGTGTCCCTTTATGGGAACCTCCTCACGTATTGACACTGCCGTGGGTATGGGACTGGCGACCACCTTTGTGCTGACCTTGTCCACCGGTTTTGTCTGGGTGGTCGAGGCACTGCTGTTGGCCCCACTGGACCTGAGCTTTCTGCGCACGATGTCGTTCATTCTGGTGATTGCCGCCGTGGTGCAGTTCACCGAGATGGTGATTCGCCGCATTTCACCACCCTTGTATGAGGCGCTGGGGGTCTATCTGCCGCTGATCACCACCAACTGCGCGGTGCTGGGGGTGGCCTTGTTGACGATTCAGGGCGGGTATGGGTTTGCGACCAGTCTGTTGCGCGGTTTTGGCACGGCAGCCGGTTTTGGTCTGGTACTGGTGATTTTTGCCGGCCTGCGCGAGCGGCTGGCGCTGGCCGAGGTGCCCAAGGTTTTTGAGGGGGCTCCCATCGGGTTTATCACGGCCGGTGTGTTGTCGCTGGCGTTCATGGGTTTTGCTGGACTGGGAGGTTAA
- a CDS encoding RnfABCDGE type electron transport complex subunit B, whose protein sequence is MDAHMMTQAAQAVGAIGLLGTGLGVVLGVAARYLSAPVDDRAEAVAAILPGSNCAQCGFAGCKQAAAAIVDGRAAPNCCPPGGASTAQRVAEMIGVRLAVDGSDATLPTVAWVDEARCIGCTRCIRKCGSDAIVGSIKQMHTVLPEACYACGLCEIECPTKAIVMKPVVPTLATWHWPKPTAPHRVAAG, encoded by the coding sequence ATGGATGCACACATGATGACTCAAGCCGCACAAGCGGTCGGTGCGATTGGCTTGTTGGGCACCGGCCTGGGGGTGGTGCTGGGGGTGGCCGCACGCTACTTGTCCGCCCCGGTGGATGACCGGGCCGAGGCTGTGGCGGCGATTTTGCCGGGATCGAACTGTGCGCAATGTGGTTTTGCGGGTTGCAAACAGGCGGCTGCCGCCATCGTGGACGGGCGGGCTGCGCCCAACTGTTGTCCACCTGGTGGTGCGTCCACTGCGCAGCGTGTGGCTGAAATGATTGGTGTGCGGCTGGCGGTGGATGGTTCCGATGCCACTTTGCCCACCGTAGCTTGGGTGGATGAGGCGCGTTGTATTGGTTGCACCCGGTGTATCCGCAAATGTGGTTCAGATGCCATTGTCGGGTCCATCAAGCAAATGCATACGGTGTTGCCCGAGGCCTGTTATGCCTGTGGCCTGTGTGAAATCGAATGTCCCACCAAAGCCATTGTGATGAAGCCGGTGGTGCCTACGCTGGCCACCTGGCATTGGCCCAAGCCCACGGCTCCACACCGCGTGGCGGCTGGTTGA